The genomic stretch AGGGTTCGCCGTGAATGTCAATACCAAGTTGGAAATCcttcaattcgcggatgataccGTTCTTGTGGGGGAGGATTCTTGGTCTAACTTATGGACTTTCAAATCTATTTTAAGGGGTTTTGAGCTTGCTTCCGGATTAAGAGTCAATTTGACTAAGAGTAGGCTTTTTGGTGTTAATCTTGATCCGAATTTTAGACAAGCCGCCTCTTCTTTCCTTAATTGTGTGATTGGTTCGACGTCTTTTGTCTTTTTGGGAATTCCGATTGGTGTGAATCCAAGGAGATGTTCGGTGTGGAGGCCGATTGTGGAGAAGTTTCGAAGAAGATTGTGTGGTTGGCATCATAAGCATTTGTCTATAGGTGGTAGAGTGGTGCTTTTGAACTCCGTCTTGACTAGCCTCCCgattttctttttctccttttatAAGGCTCCCAAGGCTATTATAAATGAGATCATAACCATCCAACGTGGTTTTCTTTGGGGTGGTAGTGAGGAGAGGAAGAAGGTGTGTTGGATTAGTTGGGATAATGTTTGTCGGGACAAAAAAGAGGGTGGTCTTGGGGTGAAGCATTGCGGTAGATTTAATTTGGCACTTCTTGCCAAGTGGAAATGGAGGATCTTGAACGGTGGCAACTTTTTTTGGACTAACTTTCTCTTTTGCAGGTATGGTGATATAAAACGAGCTATGCTTCGAACTCCTTCCTTTCATTCTAGAAGCAAAGTTTCCCTTTGGTGGAAGGACCTTTGTTCTTTAGGGGTGGATACTTCATCCTCGGTGTCGGATTGGTTTTGTAATTCCATAGCTTTAAAGCTCGGTTCGGGGTCTTTTGTGGAATTTTGGTTCGATGTTTGGATAGGCAACACTCCTTTGCGTGTTTTATTTCCGGATGTCTTTCAATTGGTAGATAATCCGCATTGTAAAGTGGCGGACATGGGTACGTGGACCGAAGATGTGTGGCGGTGGAATTTTTTGTCTTGGAGGAGGCCTTTGACTAGAGAAGTGGATTCTCAATTGGAGAATATCATTAATCTCCTTTTGCCGGTGCAGCCCCGTAGGTTGGAAGATGACGGTTTCAAGTGGTGGCGACAAGCCTCCGGTTTCACGGTTAGTAATGCTTATGCTTCTATTTCTTTGATTGAGTcttttcttcttcctccggatTCGACCTTAAGGGTGGCTTTTGATTGTCTTTGGAAGACAAAAGTGCCatttagaattttaatttttggttggAGATTGATATGGGATAGGCTTCCAACAAAGGTTGAGTTAGCTAAACGAGGGATTTTGGTTAATGCAAATGATTTGATGTGCCCGCTTTGTTTGCATTTTGAGGAAGATGTAAATCATATTTTCTTTGGATGCTCCTTTTCAAATTTTTGGTGGAATAAATTGCTTCATTGGTTAAATTTGCTTGATGATTTTTTGGCCGATTCGCTTATTAACCGCTTGTGTTGGTTGGATCATCACTTTGAAGAAGAGTATGGTGTTGAATTTAGATGGTTTTTCGGTTTACTTTTTTGTTGGATTATGTGGAATTGTAGGAATGATGTAATCTTCAATGGCCTAGCTCTAGACTCTTTTGAtggtttatttttattgaaatctTTATCTTGGGAGTGGATGGGAGTTTATTTTAGGAACTTGTGTATTGGCTCGAGGGAGGATTGGTTCCGAGACCCGAGAGCTTTCTTTGTGTAAAGGGGTGGGTTAGGCCGGTatctctttttctatttttttgtttgttgtatCTTTGGGTTAAGCACCCCTAGTGCTTTTTAATCCAATttcgcttataaaaaaaaaaaagacaaagttGGTAAATAAGGCAAACAAGCTTACCCCATTATTGAAAGGATATACATATCATATAATCCATATTTGGATTAATGAAAATTTAGCATGATCACGATGTCACTTTAATTTTGTTAAAGTCACAGTGACTCCTATTAGAAACGTAAACAAATAACTAAAACATAAACAACGTAGTAGTAACATAAGTACTTGTATGGATTGAACCTATAACAAGAAAATCTATGAGCACTTGAAACCAGAAGGAAGAGATTTTTCACAAGCACTAAGGAGAAGACTGAGTGTGATAGGAACATTCAAGTTGATACCAAGAACATTAGCCTTAATAGCAGTACAAAGACAAATTGCTGCATCCAAATCAGCCAAACCTTGAATCAATGCACAACACTTGCTTGAAGCAGGACTTCCAACCACAACATTAACAAGTCCAAGAAGATTAGCACAAACACCTAGCTTTAATGTGTCCTTTGGACATTTTTGTGATGTTGAAGGAGTAGGAGGACTAGCCTTAGGTGGTGTTGAAGGTGTAGGAGGACTAACCGTAGGTGGTGTTGAAGGGGTAGGAGGACTAACCTTAGGTGGAGGATTAGCCTTAGGTGGAGGACAAGGTTTAGGTTTTGGTGGAGGACTaggcttaggttttggattgcATGAACCACAAGCATGTGAAAATGTTGAATAGCAGAGAAGAGAAAGCAATATAATGAGTGCACTAAGCTTGTTGGAAGCCATTGTTAAGAAATAAACAATaatgtttttttgtgttttggtgttgAGTTTTAGGATGAGAAGAAAAGAAGAGAATTGGACCACttttataggaaaatatttgaggTTCAATCACATGATTTTGATCATATCCTAGTGGTTGTTAAAAGACTAGGAATTTCTATTATCTATAGTTAGAAGTAACTAGTAAACTAGATATTGCACTTGGTTGTTGGTGGTGTTAATATGTTAGTCTTGTTTACTAGACATCTAGAATGTCTCATCATTGCTAAAATATTATAGTATAATAGCGAACACATCAATTGtcttaaaataaagaaaatatttcattACACCCTTATACTCTCAGCCACGGCTAAATTTCAATTATGTTTCATATTTTTGTAGATACAAATTTAGAAGTATttctttttaaaaacaaaatttgtttAGTCTATAGATATATTTATTGAATTGTTAAAAACATAGTGAACGTTGGGAAAATGTAAatcattttaa from Vicia villosa cultivar HV-30 ecotype Madison, WI linkage group LG4, Vvil1.0, whole genome shotgun sequence encodes the following:
- the LOC131596279 gene encoding lipid transfer protein EARLI 1-like; its protein translation is MASNKLSALIILLSLLCYSTFSHACGSCNPKPKPSPPPKPKPCPPPKANPPPKVSPPTPSTPPTVSPPTPSTPPKASPPTPSTSQKCPKDTLKLGVCANLLGLVNVVVGSPASSKCCALIQGLADLDAAICLCTAIKANVLGINLNVPITLSLLLSACEKSLPSGFKCS